A genome region from Dickeya dadantii NCPPB 898 includes the following:
- a CDS encoding (R)-mandelonitrile lyase — protein sequence MKIIRNGSQPSRPGPEAWFTGHVRIDAPFQATEPARVGGATVTFEPGARTAWHTHPLGQTLIVVQGRGWVQEWGNEIHEMNPGDIVWIPEGVKHWHGATAETAMTHIAIAESLDGSVVEWMEHVSDEQYPK from the coding sequence ATGAAGATTATTCGTAATGGTTCGCAGCCTTCCCGGCCAGGCCCGGAAGCGTGGTTTACCGGTCACGTACGCATCGACGCACCGTTTCAGGCGACAGAGCCTGCCCGCGTGGGCGGCGCGACCGTCACCTTTGAACCCGGCGCACGCACCGCCTGGCACACCCATCCGCTGGGACAAACGCTGATTGTGGTTCAGGGGCGAGGCTGGGTTCAGGAATGGGGTAACGAAATTCATGAAATGAACCCGGGAGATATCGTGTGGATCCCCGAAGGGGTGAAGCACTGGCACGGCGCGACGGCGGAAACGGCGATGACGCACATCGCAATTGCCGAATCGCTTGATGGCAGTGTGGTGGAATGGATGGAGCACGTCAGTGATGAGCAATACCCGAAGTAA